TTGTTATTAACGGTCAACTTGTAAGTCACTTTGGCATAGCCCCAGCCATTGGCGGTGTCTGTATGCGCGGGCAGGATGTAATCGGCGTAGGGCTGCACGAACCATGGCAGGCCGTTGGTCTCGGCACCTGCAGGAATGGTCAGGGTCGCGGCCAGTTCGCTGCCCGACACCTCGGTGGTCTGATCGGCCTCCAACAGCACCCAACGCAGTTTGGCCGACTCGCCCGGCACCAGATAGGCGGATGCCGGCACCGCGACCCGATAGCCGATGGCAGCGTCTGCCGCGCGCTTGCGCAAGGACTGGCAGTTCAGCAACAGGTTGCCGCTGCCTGGGTCAGACAGGTCCGGGAAGGTCGGCGCTGGCAGCTCCACCGGCACAGCCTCGACCTGCACCAGAGTTTCCTTCGAGCGCTGCTCATTGACAAAGTCCGCATGGCTGATGCTGTAGAACACCGGCACTACGCCCGATTGACCGGCCTCGATTTCACTCCACAGTACGTTGAATTCGACAAGGTCGCCTGCTGTCTCGCTGCCGTCGAGAGTACGCGAATCAGCCAGTGGCACACCGTTCCAGTACACCGTGATGACCTCTCCCGCGCCAGGGGGATCGTAGAGCGTGAGGCTGGCCGTGGCGTTCTTGCCGGCATCGGCTGGCGTCAGGTGGTTGGGCGTGCCCGAGTCGCCGGTCACCACCAGCGGTGGCAGCCTCCCGTTGATCGGGTCAGGCTCATCCGGGTTGACCGGACCGGGATAGGCCAGGTTCACATCGACCGTGATGCCGTCACCAGCAGGTAACGGAAACGGCGTGGTGCCACGCCTGACCAGGTAAGTCACCGGCACCGACTGGGTGTCTGGGGCGTTGGTGTATTCGTCACGCAGGTGCGCCCAGCTTAACGGGACAACCACCGGAAACGGCGGAAAGCCCTCGCCCACTCGCTTGGGTGTCAACAGCGCACTACCCCAGCGCACGATCACATCATCATCCGGATGGTAGGCGTCAAAGGCGGGAATCTCCACGGTCACCCCAAGGCGGGCATCGGCCAGGTCGATCAGCCCATCGCTGGCCAGGGGCACCACCGGCGAGCGCAGATTGACGGGTAATGGCCCCCTGGCCACCTGGACAGTCTGCACACGCGAGGGGCGGCTGCGGTTGCCGGCCTTGTCGAACAGTTCATAGGCCACGTAATGATCGCCCGACGCGAAGCGCTCGATCAGTGCGCGCCCGATGAACACCCGGTTATCGAGCGCAAGCAACTGAACGATATCAGGCACGATGGGCTGGTCGGCCGGCGGTACGGTATCGGACCAGACCACAGCCACCTTGACGAACTCACGCTTGTCTTCGACGAAGTCCGGCACGCTCAGCCAAATGCCGCCGTCCGCGTCCAGCTGCGTATCGACAACCGGTGGGATCGGCACCACGGCCGGGGGATCCTCGGCGCCGTAAGGTGGGGTACGGTCCAGGGTGACCGGCTGGTCAGGGGAGTAGTCGAACTGCCCGGAGTTCCAGCTGCGTACGCCATAACGAAACTGGAAAGTACCTTCCCGGCCATTGAAGTAGCGTGGATCGATACTTTGCAGCAGAGGAAAGGCCTCACTGATGGGGTGGGTGAATTGCTGGCTCCATAGAGGCGAATAGACGGGGTCATCGGGCAGCCGCCACTCCAGAACCAGCTCATCGCTAAGGCCGGGAGGTGGATTGTTGATTCGCCAGTCCGGGACCTTGACCTTGATAGGCGCCGACAACGCCGAAACCGGCAACAGTCCGTCTGCGTCACCGGCAATCGCATCGGGAAATTCCGCCAGCGCCAAGTCATTTCTAGCGCCTTGACGCTCGGCCCGCTGCCGGATGTAAGCCTGTCTTGCCTGGTCCGCATTCTGCTTGCGGTTCGGGTCCATGGCGGAGTCCTCCCTGTCTGTGCCATTGGATTCACGGCTGACCGGCGAGCCGGCACCGCGCTGTACGCCAGTTAACCGCCCAGGCCTGCGCCCGGCCACTGCCAGACTTGCCAGCTTGACAAGCCGACCAGGCCCGACCGGCAGCGCACCGGGCAATTTGTGTCAAACCTGATACATTGGCGACATGCCCACGACATTCACCGCCCGCAAGCTTGCGCAGCGCTTACTGGCGATATGACAGCCAGCGACTCGTTCACGATTCGCCGCCCGCCCTGGCGGCCCCTCAGGCAACAAAGGCCCATGCAAGCATTCACCGACAGCCCCGCCGACGACTCGACCCCAGAACAACGCTGGATCACCCGCGCCTTGATCGTCGATGACGACGTGGCGATCCGTGAACTGCTCTGCGATTACCTGGCGCGCTTCAATATCCAGGCGCGTGGCGTAACCGACGGCGTGCAGATGCGCCAGGCCCTGGCCGAGGGCAACTTCGACGTGGTGGTGCTCGACCTCATGCTGCCCGGCGAGGACGGCCTGTCGCTGTGCCGCTGGCTGCGCAGCACCTCGGACGTGCCGATCCTGATGCTCACCGCGCGCTGCGAGCCCACCGACCGCATCATCGGCCTGGAACTGGGCGCCGATGACTACATGGCCAAGCCCTTCGAGCCTCGCGAACTGGTCGCACGCATCCAGACCGTGCTGCGCCGGGTACGCGACGACCGCAGCGACCAACGCACCACCATCCGCTTCGATGCCTGGCGGCTGAACAGCGTGCTGCGCCAGCTGATCGCCCCGGATGGCCTGGTGGTGCCGCTGTCCAACGCCGAATTCCGCCTGCTGCGGGTGTTCCTCGAGCGCCCGCATCGAGTGCTCAGCCGCGAACAGTTGCTCGACGCCGCCCGCGGACGCTCCATCGAGGCCTTCGACCGCAGCATCGACCTGCTGGTCTCGCGCCTGCGCCAGAAGCTCGGCGACGACCCGAAGAATCCGCAACTGATCAAGACCGTGCGCGGCGAAGGCTACCTGTTCGATGCACGGGAGCTGGCGTGATCCGCGCCGCCGACACCCTCTTCGCACGGCTGTTCGGCGGGGCGCTGGCGGCCATCGTGCTGGCCCACCTGTTGGCCTTTGCCTGGTTCACCTACTACGGACAGCAGCCACCCCCTCGCCACGAGCCGCCGCCCCATTTCCAGGCTCAAGAAGCGCACGGGCCGCCGTTTGACCACCGGCCGCCGGCCCCAGGCGAACGCCCCAGGCCGCCGCTGCTCGGGGGGCCGATCGTGCCGCTGGTCTTCCAGTTGATCACCCTGGTCGTCGCCGCCTGGTACGGCGCCAAGGCGCTGGCCAACCCGGTGCAGCGTCTCAGCGAAGCCGCCGAGAGACTCTCGGAGAACCTCGACAGCCCGCCGCTGACCATCACCGGTCCGCGCGAAGCCCGCCAGGCCGCACAGACCTTCAACCTGATGCAGCAGAAGATCCGCGATCAGTTGCAGCAGCGCGGGCGCATGCTCGCGGCTGTTTCCCACGACCTGCGCACTCCGTTGGCACGCCTGAAGCTGCGCGTCGAACAGATCGACGATACCCGCTTGCACGACCAGATGAGCCAGGACCTCAACGACATGATCGGCATGATCGACGCGACCCTGAGCTACTTCAACCAGAACCGCCAGAGCGAGGCCATGCAGCAGTTCGACGTGCAGGCCCTGATCGAGTCGCTCGCCGAAAACGCCCAGGACAACGGCGACGACGTGACCTACCAGGGGATCTGCCGCCCGCTCAAGACCCAGCCCATGGCCCTGCGTTCCTGCCTGCACAACCTGATCGACAATGCCTTGCGCTACGCCGGCAGCGCCCATGTGGACATTCTGGAAGAGGCTGAACAGGTGCGTATCGCGGTGATCGATCATGGGCCTGGTATCACCGCGCACTTCCACGAGGCGGTGTTCGAGCCCTTCTACCGCCTGGAAGGCTCGCGCAATCGCAACTCGGGAGGGGTCGGCATGGGCATGACCATCGCCCGCGACGCGGCACGACGGATGGGCGGCGACCTGAAACTCGCTGAAACGCCAGGCGGCGGCCTGACCGCGATCCTGCACTTGCCCCGGGCCTGATGTAACACCGCCGATACACAGGCCACATCCCGGCGACAACTGAACCGCTGAAGCTGGCAGCGCCGATGGAAAACCGTCGGCGTCCAACCCTTCAGGGAGTCAGCCCGATGATCAATGGAATCAGTAGCGGTTATTCCAGCTATACCAGCAGCAGCACCCTCGCCAGCACTCAGAGCAAGCGCTTCCAGGAAACGCTGTTGAGCAAACTGGATGCCGATGAAGATGGCAGTGTCAGCCAGGAAGAGCTCAGCTCTGCACTGAGCAGCGACAGCAAGGACGGTATCACCGTCAGCCTGAGCCAGGCGTTCAGTTCGCTGGACAGCGACGATGACGATAACCTGAGCGCCGAGGAACTCGCCGCCTTCGCCCCACCGGCGCCACCGAAGGAAGGCTTCGACGCCTCGGCGCTGGCTGAAGGTCTGCTGGGTGCGCTGGACAGCGATAGCGACGGCGCGATCAGCAGCGACGAGCTGACCACCGGCCTGAGCGCCGCCGGCAGCAGCGCGGACAGCAGTAAAGTGTTCGATGCGCTGGACACCAATAAGGATGGCAGTGTCAGCATCGAAGAACTCACTGCTGCACTGCAGCCGCAGCAACCGCCTGGCGGCATGCCACCTGCCACTCCACAAGGCCAGGCAAGCAGCAACTTGGACAGCGAAGGCCTGTTCAGTGCCCTGGACACTGACGATGAAAGCAGCGCCAGCGAGTTGAGCCAGGCTGATAACACTCAGACCAGCAACGCCAACCCGATGAGCGCACAAGCCCTGAACCGGATGATCGCCGCCCTGGGCGAGCGCTATGACACCGAGGGTTCGCAGAAGGCCGGCCGCTACCTGAATACCGCGGCCTGAGCCGCGGCATTCGAAGCTTGCCTTCCCCCTGTAGAAGCGGCTTTAGCCGCGAAAGCGCCAGGAAATTCACCGCAACTGCTGTGAACATCAGGAGCTTCGCGGCTGAAGCCGCTCCTACTGAAAGCCTAAAGAAGCTCAGACGCGAGACGGACGCCGTGCCTCCTCCACCCAGTTGGTCAGCAGGCTGTAGGCCACCGCCAGCAAGGTCGGGCCGATGAACAGGCCAATGAAGCCGAAGGCCAGCAGGCCACCAAACACTCCGAGCAGCACGATGACCAGTGGCAGGTTGCCGCCGCGGCTGATCAGGTAAGGCTTGAGCACGTTGTCCACGCCACTGATGACGAACGTCCCCCACAGGCCCATAAACACCGCCATGCCGTACTCGCCCTGCCAGACCAGCCAGGCGGTGGCGGGAATCCACACCAGCGGCGGCCCCATGGGGATCAGGCTGAACAGGAAAGTCAGAATGCCCAGTACCAGCGCACCGGGAATGCCGGCGATGAGAAAGCCGATCAGCGCCAGCAGCGCTTGGGCCGCTGCGGTACCGATCACCCCATTGACGACCCGCTGTACCGTGCCGGCCACCAGGTCGAGGTATTCCTGGGCACGATCGCCGATCAAGCGCTCCAGCAGGCGCAGTACGAAGGCTGCCAGGCGCGGCCCGTCGCGGTAGAAGAAGAACGCGAAGACAATGCTCAGGCTCAGTTCGAGAATGCCGCCGCCAATCTGCGCGCTGCGCGCCAGCAGCCAGTTGCCGACCTGGCCCAGGTAAGGCTTGACCGCCGCCATCATCGCCGCGCCCTGCTCGTCGATGGTGTTCCAGAAACCCACCAGGCGCTCACCCACCAGCGGCAGACCGGCCAGCCACGCGGGCGGGTCCGGCAGGCCGTCGACCTGCACGTCACGAATGAAATTGGTGGCATCACGAACGTGATCGGCGAGGTTGAAACCCAACCACACCAAGGGGGCGGCCACCAGGATCAGCCAGCCCAGGCACATCAGCGTCGCCGCCACGCTTTCCCGGCCCCGGCACAAGCGGGTCAACAGGCGCATCAGCGGCCAACTGGCGAAGGCCAGCACCGCGCCCCAGACCAGTGCCGACCAGAACGGCGCCATCACCCAGAAGCACGCCCCCAGCAAGGCCAGCAGCAGAATCTGCACCAGCAGACGGTCGTTATTGAGCATCAAGGCACCCGTTTACGAGTAGGGAAAGACTGAAGGCCCGAGCATAGCGGGCCGGCAGTATCGCCGTCTGCACTGACGTGCGGTCGAGGCAGGTTCAGGGGCAAGGCTAGCGGATTACCTCAAGGCGCAGGCCAGGCTTCTGTGCCTCGGCCACTTCGAGGCGAGCGGCACGCACGCCCTTGGCGATCAGGGCCTCGCGCCAGGCCTCGGCGTGAGCGCCCGCAAGCGTGACCCGCAACGAGCTGTCGAGGTTGAGTCCGCGGGCCAGGGCCATCACCCAGTTATCCTGCGGATCGCCCTTGAGCCGCGCCAGTTCCAGACTGCCGCTGCTACGCAGTTGGCGCATCAGGGTCGCGGCGGTCGGCAGCAGGTCACCCAGCGGTGCCTGCGCGGCCAGCTGCTCGACATGCAGGTAAGCCCGCCGGTTGCCACGGGTGATGGCGTATAACGCGACCAAGGTGTCCTGCTCAGGCTCGGCCAGGCGCAGCAGCAGATAAGCTTGGCGCTCGTCGGCGCCATACAGCCGCGCGTTGCCGAATACCTGATTGGCCCACAGGCTGCTTTCACCACAGTCGCGGGCCTGGCACCAGAACAGCAATTCGGCACTGCGTGCCTGCAGCGCCTGGCGAGCGGCCTCGAACGCATCATTGGAGGTGTGGCCGGGAGGCAGTTCGTAGGTCACCGACTGCAGTTGCCCGCGTGCCAGAACCTGGCCGTCGTAGCGCACCTGCCCGCTGATCTTGCGGATCGAACCCAACGGATAGGTACGCTCCTGCTCGGCCGGTGCGCGGTAGTCGACGATCTCGGTATCCAGGGGCCGGGGCACGATATCCAGGTCGCGGCTGCCGGCAACGTCAACGGCCTGCAGCGTGGTCGGCAGCGACAGGCACAAAGGCAGAAGAAAGGCGCTGAACCTGCGCACTGCGCTCTTCATGGGCAGGCCCGCACAAGAGCGATATGGAGGCGGAGGGTCGGCGAAGCGGGTTGGTCCATCATGTCTGGCTCCTTTGCAAACCCGCTCAGCCTCGGCAGTTGCCCGGCGCAAGTCAAGAATCGGCGAACAAACGATTGAAACAGTGTGCGACAGCGCAGGCACCGACCTCGTCATCCAGATGCAGGTGATGGCCGCCTGGTAGTTGGCAGACCTCCAGGGGCAGGCCGTCGAGTTGCTCCAGGCGCGGCGCCAGCAGGCCACCCTCGGCCACCACCAGCAGGCCCGGGCACGACAGGCGCCGCACGAAGGCCATGGCCTGCGGCAGGGTGAAACGCACCGGGGTGGGCAGGGTCAGCCGACTGTCGCTACGCCAGGTGTAACCGCCTGGCACCGGCATCAATCCGCGCTGGGCCAGCAGCTCGGCGGCTTCGCGGCTGACCGCCAGCCGCCCGCTCATGCGCGCCAGCACAGCCCGTTCGCAATCACCGTAGACGGGCTTTTTCTTGTCGGCCAGGGCCAGTTGCGCCAGCAACGCCTCACCCAGCCGGGCGGGCGCATCGGTGGCCTCGTCGGTAAGCGGTAGCAGCCCGTCGATGAGCGCCAGGCGTGTGACTTTGTCTGGCACAGCCCCGGCCAGCAGCACGGCAATGATGGCGCCCAGCGAATGGCCGAGCAGGGAGAAGCGCTGCCAACCCAGTTGCCTGGCCACCTGCAATACGTCTTGCACGTAGTCGGGCAGGCTGTAGCCCGTACCGGGTGGACGGTGCCCGGAATGACCATGTCCGGCCAGGTCCAGGGCCACGATGCGCAGGCCCTGCAGTTGCGGAGCCAATCGCGCAAAGCTGTTGGCGTTGTCCAGCCAGCCATGCAGGGCGATCACCGGCTGGCCGTGTTCAGGACCATACAGATGCGCCGCCAGCTCGATATGCCCCAGGTCGATGCGCACCTCTTCCACGCGGGTGTTCATGGACGACGCTCTGCATGCATGCCCGCCCCCTGGCTCCAACGCTCGAACAGCGTCTTGAGCAGGGCGGCGGTCTCCAGCGGGTGTTCGAGTGGAAACATGTGTCCTCCCGGCATCGACAGGTACTCGCCACGTCGCAGACGCCTGGCCTGCAGGCCATGATGCGGCATCACCACCCTGCTCTGCCGGCCACGGACCATGGCCAGCGGCACGTCCAGAAGCCTGGCGGGCCTTGGGCTGGCGTGGGGAATGCTGCGATAGATGCTGATTTCCGTGGCCGGGTCGAAACGCAGCCTGAAGGTTTCGCCCTCCTGGCGCAGGCCGTGCTGCAAGTAGGCTTCCAGGCACTCGGGATCGAAGCGCCGGAACAGCTGCTTGCTGGCGAAATAGGCCCTGGCCGCATCCAGGCTTTCGAAGGCTTCGCGACGCCCCAGGGTGCGCCCGGCCGGGGTGATGCGATCGATGAACCCCAGGCGCTTGGCCAGGCGGATCAGCCACTGGTCAGTGAGGCCCAACACCGGAGAGTCGAGCATCACCACCCCGCGATACAACTCGGGGCACCGCAGCGCGGCATGCAGATGCAGCAGGCCGCCCAGCGAATGGCCCACGCCCCACACCGGCTGGCCCCGTTCGCGCAGGTGGTGGAGCAGTTCGTCGACCAGGTTCAACCAGTTGTCGTTGACCGGAAATCGCGGGTCGTGGGCGTGCTGCTCCAGGTGCTCGACGCTGAACTCCGGCGCCAGCGCCGCGAACAGCTTGCCGTAGGTGCCCGAGGGAAAGCCGTTGGCGTGGGCGAAGAACACCGGTTGCGACATGTCTGCGCGCTCTATGGCAATACGATGGTCGTGATTCTGCGCAGCGGCCCCAGCGCGGGCAATGACCGGAACCGCCATCACACACGACACTCCGGCCATGCCTGTCGCGCAGAACACGGCGCCGGTTCAGCGCGCAGGTGGTTCCTGGCCATGCGGCACGACGGCGACGGTCAGCCGCGAAATGCAGCACAGCTTGCCCTCGTCGTTGCTGATGCGGATATCCCAGACATGGGTGGTGCGGCCGATGTGTACCGGGCGCACCACACCCGTGACACGTCCGCTGCGCACGCCGCGCACATGGTTGGCGTTGACTTCCAGCCCCACGCAGAAAAACTTCGTGGGGTCGATGACCAGGTAGCTGGCCATCGACCCCAGGGACTCGGCCAACACCACCGAAGCCCCACCATGCAACAGGCCGAACGGCTGGTGGGTGCGCGGGTCGACCACCATGCTCGCGGTCAGCGTGTCGTCGTCGAAGGATTCGAAACGGATGTCCAGCATGGCGGCGATGGTCTTGGCACCGGCGGCGTTGATTGCATCGATCTGCGGAGTTTCACGCCATAGGGTCATGGTCGGTCCTTGATAGTGTTATTGGCGGTTTTGCCGTTATACGTGGCGAATGCCCTGCAGGCGCAGGCTGCCGGCCAGCAGGAAATCGCCCTCCAGCTCTGCCAGGCTGGCCGTGCCCATGGGCGCCGCATCCTGCACGCTGCCATGCGCGAGCAGGCCCACCAGACAGCCCACCAACGGCTGGTGGCTGACCAGCAGCACCTCGTCCAGACCCAGCGCTTCGAGCTGGGCCAGTGCCTCGGCCGGTGGGCTGTCCGGGGTCAACCAGTTCACCGTGAGCCGGGGGATATCGACAGCCAGTACCTGCTGGACTTCGTCGGCGGTCTGCTGTGCACGCACATAAGGGCTGACCAGGATGCGCTGCAGCGACCGGCCCTGCAGGTGCAGGGCGCTGCTGCGCGCCTGCTCGCGGCCTTCGGTGGTCAGCTCACGCTCGGCGTCGCTACGTGCCTGGTTCTGCGCCTGCCCGTGGCGCAAGATCCACAGCTTCATAGCTTGGGTTCCTCGTCACGCACCGGGTGGGCGGCGGGCGGCACCTCATGCGGCGCCTCGCCTTGCGGGGCGCGCGGCGTCGGCCAGTCGGCGAACGGCCAGGGCTTCTGGTCGGTATGGAAGGTGCCGAAACGACCGATATGGGCGAGGAACTGGCTCAGGCTGTCGCCGAAGCTCATCAGACTGGCGCTGGGGGCGCCGTAGAACAGCCGGTAGCCCAGTTGCAGCAGGACTACGCCGGCAAGGACGATTTCCGCCAGTTGCCAGACCACCAGGAACACCAGCATCCAGAGGATGCGCAGGACGATGGATTCG
The Pseudomonas sp. DTU_2021_1001937_2_SI_NGA_ILE_001 DNA segment above includes these coding regions:
- the xopAW gene encoding XopAW family type III secretion system calcium-binding effector; its protein translation is MINGISSGYSSYTSSSTLASTQSKRFQETLLSKLDADEDGSVSQEELSSALSSDSKDGITVSLSQAFSSLDSDDDDNLSAEELAAFAPPAPPKEGFDASALAEGLLGALDSDSDGAISSDELTTGLSAAGSSADSSKVFDALDTNKDGSVSIEELTAALQPQQPPGGMPPATPQGQASSNLDSEGLFSALDTDDESSASELSQADNTQTSNANPMSAQALNRMIAALGERYDTEGSQKAGRYLNTAA
- a CDS encoding AI-2E family transporter, with product MLNNDRLLVQILLLALLGACFWVMAPFWSALVWGAVLAFASWPLMRLLTRLCRGRESVAATLMCLGWLILVAAPLVWLGFNLADHVRDATNFIRDVQVDGLPDPPAWLAGLPLVGERLVGFWNTIDEQGAAMMAAVKPYLGQVGNWLLARSAQIGGGILELSLSIVFAFFFYRDGPRLAAFVLRLLERLIGDRAQEYLDLVAGTVQRVVNGVIGTAAAQALLALIGFLIAGIPGALVLGILTFLFSLIPMGPPLVWIPATAWLVWQGEYGMAVFMGLWGTFVISGVDNVLKPYLISRGGNLPLVIVLLGVFGGLLAFGFIGLFIGPTLLAVAYSLLTNWVEEARRPSRV
- a CDS encoding DUF4389 domain-containing protein is translated as MLVFLVVWQLAEIVLAGVVLLQLGYRLFYGAPSASLMSFGDSLSQFLAHIGRFGTFHTDQKPWPFADWPTPRAPQGEAPHEVPPAAHPVRDEEPKL
- the sixA gene encoding phosphohistidine phosphatase SixA codes for the protein MKLWILRHGQAQNQARSDAERELTTEGREQARSSALHLQGRSLQRILVSPYVRAQQTADEVQQVLAVDIPRLTVNWLTPDSPPAEALAQLEALGLDEVLLVSHQPLVGCLVGLLAHGSVQDAAPMGTASLAELEGDFLLAGSLRLQGIRHV
- a CDS encoding alpha/beta hydrolase: MNTRVEEVRIDLGHIELAAHLYGPEHGQPVIALHGWLDNANSFARLAPQLQGLRIVALDLAGHGHSGHRPPGTGYSLPDYVQDVLQVARQLGWQRFSLLGHSLGAIIAVLLAGAVPDKVTRLALIDGLLPLTDEATDAPARLGEALLAQLALADKKKPVYGDCERAVLARMSGRLAVSREAAELLAQRGLMPVPGGYTWRSDSRLTLPTPVRFTLPQAMAFVRRLSCPGLLVVAEGGLLAPRLEQLDGLPLEVCQLPGGHHLHLDDEVGACAVAHCFNRLFADS
- a CDS encoding DUF4892 domain-containing protein, which gives rise to MKSAVRRFSAFLLPLCLSLPTTLQAVDVAGSRDLDIVPRPLDTEIVDYRAPAEQERTYPLGSIRKISGQVRYDGQVLARGQLQSVTYELPPGHTSNDAFEAARQALQARSAELLFWCQARDCGESSLWANQVFGNARLYGADERQAYLLLRLAEPEQDTLVALYAITRGNRRAYLHVEQLAAQAPLGDLLPTAATLMRQLRSSGSLELARLKGDPQDNWVMALARGLNLDSSLRVTLAGAHAEAWREALIAKGVRAARLEVAEAQKPGLRLEVIR
- a CDS encoding response regulator; translation: MQAFTDSPADDSTPEQRWITRALIVDDDVAIRELLCDYLARFNIQARGVTDGVQMRQALAEGNFDVVVLDLMLPGEDGLSLCRWLRSTSDVPILMLTARCEPTDRIIGLELGADDYMAKPFEPRELVARIQTVLRRVRDDRSDQRTTIRFDAWRLNSVLRQLIAPDGLVVPLSNAEFRLLRVFLERPHRVLSREQLLDAARGRSIEAFDRSIDLLVSRLRQKLGDDPKNPQLIKTVRGEGYLFDARELA
- a CDS encoding hotdog fold thioesterase; amino-acid sequence: MTLWRETPQIDAINAAGAKTIAAMLDIRFESFDDDTLTASMVVDPRTHQPFGLLHGGASVVLAESLGSMASYLVIDPTKFFCVGLEVNANHVRGVRSGRVTGVVRPVHIGRTTHVWDIRISNDEGKLCCISRLTVAVVPHGQEPPAR
- a CDS encoding alpha/beta hydrolase, producing MSQPVFFAHANGFPSGTYGKLFAALAPEFSVEHLEQHAHDPRFPVNDNWLNLVDELLHHLRERGQPVWGVGHSLGGLLHLHAALRCPELYRGVVMLDSPVLGLTDQWLIRLAKRLGFIDRITPAGRTLGRREAFESLDAARAYFASKQLFRRFDPECLEAYLQHGLRQEGETFRLRFDPATEISIYRSIPHASPRPARLLDVPLAMVRGRQSRVVMPHHGLQARRLRRGEYLSMPGGHMFPLEHPLETAALLKTLFERWSQGAGMHAERRP
- a CDS encoding HAMP domain-containing sensor histidine kinase, producing MIRAADTLFARLFGGALAAIVLAHLLAFAWFTYYGQQPPPRHEPPPHFQAQEAHGPPFDHRPPAPGERPRPPLLGGPIVPLVFQLITLVVAAWYGAKALANPVQRLSEAAERLSENLDSPPLTITGPREARQAAQTFNLMQQKIRDQLQQRGRMLAAVSHDLRTPLARLKLRVEQIDDTRLHDQMSQDLNDMIGMIDATLSYFNQNRQSEAMQQFDVQALIESLAENAQDNGDDVTYQGICRPLKTQPMALRSCLHNLIDNALRYAGSAHVDILEEAEQVRIAVIDHGPGITAHFHEAVFEPFYRLEGSRNRNSGGVGMGMTIARDAARRMGGDLKLAETPGGGLTAILHLPRA